The proteins below come from a single Plantactinospora sp. KBS50 genomic window:
- the rpsH gene encoding 30S ribosomal protein S8 has product MTMTDPIADMLTRLRNANQAYHDRVTMPYSKLKANIAEVLKSEGYINAWVVEEPAEGVVGKRLVVELKYGQNRERSLAGIKRVSKPGLRVYAKSDELPRVLGGLGVAIISTSQGLLTDRQARKRSVGGEVLAFVW; this is encoded by the coding sequence ATGACGATGACCGACCCCATCGCAGACATGCTCACGCGTCTGCGTAACGCCAACCAGGCGTACCACGACCGGGTGACGATGCCCTACTCGAAGCTCAAGGCGAACATCGCCGAGGTGCTCAAGTCCGAGGGTTACATCAACGCCTGGGTAGTCGAGGAGCCCGCAGAGGGTGTCGTCGGCAAGCGACTGGTCGTCGAGCTGAAGTACGGCCAGAACCGCGAGCGGAGCCTGGCCGGCATCAAGCGCGTGTCCAAGCCCGGTCTGCGGGTGTACGCCAAGTCGGACGAGCTCCCCCGGGTGCTCGGTGGGCTGGGCGTGGCGATCATTTCGACGTCGCAGGGGCTGCTGACCGACCGGCAGGCCCGCAA